From Novosphingobium decolorationis, one genomic window encodes:
- a CDS encoding DUF934 domain-containing protein yields MVDVQFRFRDDEAVNDPAVTVSAFTEQSNATAVRIEPSDDARDLLPALDRLALVEVAFPAWTDGRGYSSARILREAGYTGELRATGDLVIDMLHHMRRCGFDAFAPEKPLNTRDAEAAFARWENVYQATVVDGRAPIWAKRHPA; encoded by the coding sequence ATGGTTGATGTACAGTTCCGCTTCCGCGACGACGAAGCGGTCAATGACCCCGCCGTGACGGTCAGCGCCTTCACCGAGCAGTCCAACGCCACCGCCGTGCGCATCGAGCCCAGCGACGATGCCCGCGACCTCCTGCCCGCGCTTGACCGGCTCGCGCTGGTCGAGGTGGCCTTCCCGGCCTGGACCGACGGGCGCGGCTACTCCTCCGCGCGCATCCTGCGCGAGGCGGGCTACACCGGCGAACTGCGCGCCACCGGCGATCTGGTGATCGACATGCTGCACCACATGCGCCGCTGCGGATTCGATGCCTTCGCACCCGAAAAGCCGCTCAACACCCGCGATGCCGAAGCCGCCTTCGCGCGCTGGGAGAATGTGTACCAGGCAACGGTCGTCGATGGCCGTGCGCCGATCTGGGCCAAGCGCCACCCGGCGTAA
- a CDS encoding putative bifunctional diguanylate cyclase/phosphodiesterase: protein MALHFIGMTGLAVIPANLPVHTNFISPRAMAFAVSVISMGLVGLAITVVILVRKTEAVIRASERQFTLLVKGISDYALYILDLKGRVASWNAGAERLKGYTREEALGRQLGSFYTPEDREAGLPERALGIAASTGKFTGEGWRMRRDGTRFWAQVTIELLKDEKGRAIGFAKITRDVTQHKEAQDRINAIGVQRDAALDHMHQGLCLFDAEERLALFNTRFLEMYDLGPEDLRIGMSQDEVIQAARASGLGQSLVPDHLETTRDLVQMSLRDPSLSPVMAEYSDNFIVSIASRLLPDGGWVSTFDDITNQRKSEARIEHMALHDGLTGLPNRTRLNLWLEESIATARHHGRKLAIAVFDLNRFKDINDSFGHAWGDIVLAEIARRLSETLADGEFAARLGGDEFGAGKIYTTNTQLTEFLRRLERCFAEPIEHEGQTLHFGASIGVSTFPDDGIDRETLLNNADLAMYRAKGQIGENVCFYEPSMDESARARRKLASDLRQAVERDELELLYQPQCYLQGGELSGYEALLRWHHPTRGLVSPVEFIPIAEEAGIILPIGEWVLRQACLEATLWDNDLRIAVNLSGIQLVQPDIAQTVTRILLETGLPPRRLELEITETSIISDKARALHNLRQIKALGVAIAMDDFGTGYSSLDTLQSFPFDKIKIDKSFLLQSDSNEQAQAIIRAVLGLGQSLQIPVLAEGVETAGHLDLLVNEGCHEAQGYFLGRPGHAPSRLVAQGSLSSGESPHGPLITATPLDAA from the coding sequence GTGGCCCTGCACTTCATCGGCATGACCGGCCTTGCGGTGATCCCTGCCAACCTGCCCGTCCACACCAACTTCATCTCTCCGCGCGCCATGGCCTTCGCGGTCAGCGTGATCTCGATGGGCCTGGTCGGACTGGCCATCACCGTGGTCATCCTCGTGCGCAAGACCGAGGCCGTGATCCGCGCCAGCGAGCGCCAGTTCACCCTGCTGGTCAAGGGCATCTCGGACTACGCGCTCTACATTCTCGATCTCAAGGGCCGGGTCGCCAGCTGGAACGCAGGCGCAGAGCGTCTCAAGGGCTACACCCGCGAAGAGGCCCTGGGCCGCCAACTGGGCAGCTTCTACACCCCCGAAGACCGCGAAGCCGGCCTTCCCGAACGCGCCCTGGGGATTGCCGCGAGCACTGGCAAGTTCACGGGTGAAGGCTGGCGCATGCGCCGCGACGGCACGCGCTTCTGGGCGCAGGTCACGATCGAATTGCTCAAGGACGAGAAAGGCCGGGCGATCGGCTTTGCCAAGATCACCCGCGACGTCACCCAGCACAAGGAAGCGCAGGACCGCATCAACGCGATCGGCGTGCAGCGCGACGCCGCACTCGACCACATGCACCAGGGCCTGTGCCTGTTCGATGCCGAGGAACGCCTGGCGCTCTTCAACACCCGCTTCCTGGAAATGTACGACCTTGGTCCGGAGGACCTTCGGATCGGCATGTCACAGGACGAGGTGATCCAGGCCGCGCGCGCCTCCGGCCTTGGCCAGTCGCTTGTGCCCGATCACCTGGAAACGACCCGCGACCTCGTCCAGATGAGCCTGCGCGACCCCAGCCTGTCCCCGGTCATGGCCGAATATTCAGACAACTTCATCGTCTCGATAGCCAGCCGCCTCTTGCCCGACGGGGGCTGGGTCTCGACCTTCGATGACATCACCAACCAGCGCAAGTCCGAGGCGCGCATCGAGCACATGGCGCTGCACGACGGGCTCACCGGGCTGCCCAACCGGACCCGCCTCAACCTCTGGCTGGAGGAATCGATCGCGACCGCCCGCCACCATGGGCGCAAGCTGGCCATCGCGGTGTTCGACCTCAACCGGTTCAAGGACATCAACGACAGCTTCGGCCACGCCTGGGGCGATATCGTCCTTGCCGAAATCGCCCGCAGGCTCAGCGAGACCCTCGCCGACGGCGAGTTTGCCGCGCGGCTGGGCGGCGACGAATTCGGCGCCGGCAAGATCTACACCACGAACACCCAGCTCACCGAGTTCCTGCGCCGCCTCGAACGCTGCTTTGCCGAGCCGATCGAGCACGAAGGCCAGACCCTTCATTTCGGCGCCAGCATCGGCGTTTCGACGTTCCCGGATGACGGCATCGACCGCGAGACACTGCTCAACAACGCGGACCTCGCGATGTACCGCGCCAAGGGCCAGATCGGCGAGAACGTGTGCTTCTACGAGCCGAGCATGGACGAAAGCGCGCGGGCGCGGCGCAAGCTCGCCAGTGACCTGCGCCAGGCCGTCGAGCGGGACGAGTTGGAGCTGCTCTACCAGCCGCAGTGCTACCTCCAGGGCGGAGAGCTTTCGGGCTACGAGGCCCTCCTGCGCTGGCATCACCCGACCCGCGGCCTGGTCTCGCCGGTCGAATTCATCCCCATCGCCGAGGAAGCCGGCATCATCCTGCCCATCGGCGAATGGGTGCTGCGCCAGGCCTGCCTGGAGGCCACCCTCTGGGACAACGACCTGCGCATCGCGGTCAACCTCTCAGGCATCCAGCTGGTCCAGCCCGACATCGCCCAGACGGTCACCCGCATCCTGCTCGAAACCGGCCTGCCGCCAAGGCGCCTCGAACTCGAGATCACCGAAACCTCGATCATCTCGGACAAGGCTCGGGCCCTGCACAACCTGCGCCAGATCAAGGCCCTGGGCGTCGCCATTGCCATGGACGACTTCGGCACCGGCTATTCCTCGCTCGACACCCTGCAGTCCTTCCCGTTCGACAAGATCAAGATCGACAAGTCGTTCCTGCTCCAGTCCGACAGCAACGAGCAGGCTCAGGCCATCATCCGCGCGGTGCTCGGGCTCGGCCAGTCGCTGCAGATCCCGGTCCTGGCCGAAGGGGTAGAGACCGCAGGCCATCTCGACCTTCTCGTCAACGAGGGCTGCCACGAAGCCCAGGGCTATTTCCTGGGCCGGCCCGGCCATGCGCCAAGCCGGCTTGTGGCCCAAGGCAGCCTTTCCTCCGGCGAGAGCCCCCACGGCCCGCTCATCACAGCGACACCTCTGGACGCCGCCTGA
- a CDS encoding GGDEF domain-containing protein — translation MIEKLNLQEGVALYRLLADGSGDIVVKTDLKGYIVDASPAIAQLGFDVGTNAHVGVHLLDLVGEEGKSQVAHAHGSAVAGGEDGAWIEVAAHTPDQRESWYRFRARALRDESGEVYGAISLMRSIDEQRELRDQLFAATYTDTLTRLTNRSAFVSMLEHMLGSEMKGCLGLFSLDFFRSINMKYGQHTGDAVLRVFADLLREMLRGDDIISRIGSERFAVLLPRTTAEQAEAICSRVVTTLAERRQKVGECEFAITASAGVAQISDDLDSTMERAEMALFTAKAKGRNRLEMERRDLPRFVAAPSATGQMHNRRHDD, via the coding sequence GTGATCGAGAAGCTCAATCTCCAGGAAGGTGTCGCGCTCTATCGGCTTTTGGCCGATGGCAGCGGGGACATCGTCGTCAAGACCGATCTCAAGGGGTACATCGTCGATGCCTCCCCCGCGATTGCGCAGCTCGGCTTCGATGTCGGCACCAATGCGCATGTCGGTGTACACCTGCTCGATCTCGTCGGCGAGGAGGGCAAGTCGCAGGTCGCCCACGCCCATGGGAGCGCGGTTGCAGGCGGCGAGGACGGGGCCTGGATCGAGGTTGCCGCGCACACCCCCGACCAGCGCGAAAGCTGGTACCGCTTCCGGGCGCGGGCCCTGCGCGACGAAAGCGGCGAGGTCTACGGCGCGATCAGCCTGATGCGCAGCATCGACGAGCAGCGCGAGCTGCGCGACCAGCTCTTCGCGGCGACCTACACCGATACGTTGACGCGCCTGACCAACCGGTCCGCGTTCGTCTCGATGCTCGAGCACATGCTGGGCAGCGAGATGAAGGGGTGCCTTGGCCTTTTCAGCCTCGACTTCTTCCGCTCGATCAACATGAAGTACGGCCAGCATACCGGCGATGCGGTGCTGCGCGTCTTCGCCGACCTGCTGCGCGAGATGCTGCGCGGCGATGACATCATCTCGCGGATCGGCTCGGAGCGCTTTGCCGTGCTCCTTCCGCGCACCACCGCCGAACAGGCCGAAGCGATCTGCTCGCGCGTAGTGACAACGCTGGCCGAGCGCCGTCAGAAGGTGGGCGAATGTGAATTCGCGATCACCGCCAGCGCGGGCGTCGCGCAGATCTCGGACGACCTCGATTCGACGATGGAGCGTGCCGAGATGGCGCTCTTCACCGCCAAGGCCAAGGGCCGCAACCGCCTTGAGATGGAGCGCCGCGACCTGCCGCGCTTCGTCGCCGCCCCCTCCGCCACCGGGCAGATGCACAACCGCCGCCACGACGACTGA
- a CDS encoding helix-turn-helix domain-containing protein encodes MAIAAHFDTVEDPSGLARAQRRRLFLETRGKLPSGSEAQVAIHNFSETGALLETEENLEIGETLEIALPEVGALPARVIWSSGRLYGCAFLGPVPESALSAVELRSAIQLQTGVLPAHPAPETTVGGESLGERIHRLRKLRGLTQGELANQLGVSKPTVWAWEQGRARPIEERMSGIADALGVPVDDLRPDRFTPGLAELIARCREQIASAVETAPEKVRIMIEL; translated from the coding sequence TTGGCCATTGCCGCTCATTTCGATACCGTCGAGGACCCATCGGGGCTGGCGCGCGCGCAGCGTCGGCGCCTGTTCCTGGAAACCCGTGGTAAGCTGCCGTCCGGAAGCGAGGCGCAGGTCGCCATCCACAATTTCAGCGAGACCGGCGCGCTGCTGGAGACCGAGGAGAACCTCGAGATCGGCGAGACGCTCGAGATTGCCCTGCCCGAAGTGGGCGCGCTGCCCGCGCGCGTGATCTGGTCGAGCGGCCGGCTCTACGGCTGCGCCTTTCTCGGCCCGGTCCCTGAAAGCGCGCTGAGCGCGGTCGAACTGCGCAGCGCCATCCAGCTCCAGACCGGCGTTCTGCCGGCCCATCCCGCGCCCGAGACCACGGTCGGCGGGGAGAGCTTGGGCGAGCGCATCCACCGCCTGCGCAAGCTGCGCGGATTGACCCAGGGCGAACTTGCCAATCAGCTGGGCGTCAGCAAGCCGACCGTGTGGGCCTGGGAGCAGGGCCGGGCGCGCCCCATCGAGGAGCGCATGAGCGGGATTGCCGATGCCCTGGGCGTCCCCGTCGATGATCTGCGCCCCGACCGTTTCACACCGGGGCTCGCCGAACTCATCGCGCGCTGCCGCGAACAGATCGCGAGCGCTGTCGAGACCGCACCGGAAAAGGTGCGGATCATGATCGAACTCTAG
- a CDS encoding DUF2849 domain-containing protein, which translates to MKIVTANDLKSGAVIWWTGVGWSLDVNEAADVGDDGAKVIAREEGAQNAVSAYVIDAEKDEQGVRPAHIKERIRAFGPTVRLDLTVKPADANAVNWVI; encoded by the coding sequence GTGAAGATCGTGACCGCAAATGACCTCAAGAGCGGGGCCGTCATCTGGTGGACCGGCGTGGGCTGGTCGCTCGATGTCAATGAGGCCGCTGATGTGGGGGACGATGGCGCCAAGGTCATCGCGCGCGAGGAAGGCGCGCAGAACGCCGTCTCGGCCTACGTGATCGACGCCGAGAAGGACGAACAGGGCGTGCGCCCTGCGCACATCAAGGAGCGCATCCGCGCCTTTGGCCCGACGGTCCGCCTGGACCTGACGGTGAAGCCCGCCGACGCCAACGCCGTGAACTGGGTGATCTGA
- a CDS encoding phosphoadenylyl-sulfate reductase has product MTEQNDTQGRIRDRIETGPRFVEADAVRLNRLFRGTDTSEMLETLLKEGMAGDVAQVSSFGAESAVLLHLVSRIDPNLPVLFLETGKHFPETLAYRDDLVERLGLKNLVNLTPDEEELAKKDESGLRWSYDPDGCCEIRKVKPLAKALAGFDATITGRKAFQSSTRKTLPRFEIDTTDEQGRLKINPLIDWTPERLEAYIQEFDLPPHPLVAQGYPSIGCMPCTSKVAPGEDPRSGRWRGWDKTECGIHKPGEEGNGPASDLPPGFDPVF; this is encoded by the coding sequence ATGACCGAACAGAACGACACCCAAGGCCGCATCCGCGACCGCATCGAGACCGGCCCTCGCTTCGTCGAGGCCGACGCGGTGCGCCTCAACCGCCTCTTTCGCGGCACCGACACGAGCGAGATGCTTGAGACGCTGCTCAAGGAAGGCATGGCGGGCGACGTGGCGCAGGTGTCGAGTTTCGGCGCGGAAAGCGCGGTGCTCCTCCACCTCGTCAGCCGGATCGATCCGAACCTGCCGGTGCTTTTCCTGGAAACGGGCAAGCACTTCCCCGAGACGCTCGCCTACCGCGACGACCTCGTGGAGCGCCTCGGCCTCAAGAACCTCGTCAACCTGACGCCCGACGAAGAGGAACTGGCCAAGAAGGACGAGAGCGGCCTTCGCTGGTCCTACGATCCCGATGGCTGCTGCGAGATCCGCAAGGTCAAGCCGCTGGCCAAGGCCCTCGCAGGCTTCGATGCGACGATCACGGGCCGCAAGGCCTTCCAGTCGTCCACCCGCAAGACCCTGCCCCGCTTCGAGATCGACACGACCGACGAGCAGGGCCGCCTCAAGATCAACCCGCTGATCGACTGGACCCCCGAACGGCTCGAGGCCTACATCCAGGAATTCGACCTGCCGCCCCACCCACTGGTGGCACAGGGCTATCCCTCGATCGGCTGCATGCCCTGCACCAGCAAGGTCGCGCCGGGGGAAGACCCACGCTCGGGCCGCTGGAGGGGCTGGGACAAGACCGAGTGCGGCATCCACAAGCCCGGCGAGGAGGGCAATGGCCCCGCCAGCGATCTGCCGCCCGGCTTCGACCCGGTGTTCTGA
- a CDS encoding MHYT domain-containing protein, protein MLAILSCIQDQHEVRFVIVAGLICILSAATTVLLLRHAREATRRERLNWIALAGVSSGFGIWATHFIAMLGYAPGVIMGYDTFLTLLSLVLVVVTSTLAYATVMHTGRPNTASITLGAILCGSGVSAMHYCGMLGLELPARIT, encoded by the coding sequence GTGTTAGCGATTCTTTCCTGCATCCAGGACCAGCATGAAGTGCGCTTCGTGATCGTGGCCGGATTGATCTGTATTCTCTCCGCCGCGACCACGGTCCTGCTGCTGCGTCACGCCCGCGAGGCGACGCGGCGCGAACGCCTCAACTGGATTGCCCTTGCCGGGGTCTCGTCGGGCTTCGGGATCTGGGCCACGCACTTCATCGCCATGCTCGGCTACGCGCCGGGGGTGATCATGGGCTACGACACCTTCCTGACGCTGCTTTCGCTTGTCCTGGTCGTGGTCACGTCCACGCTGGCCTACGCCACCGTGATGCACACGGGACGTCCCAACACGGCATCGATCACGCTGGGCGCCATCCTGTGCGGGAGCGGCGTCAGCGCGATGCACTACTGCGGCATGCTGGGCCTCGAACTGCCGGCCCGCATCACCTAG
- a CDS encoding nitrite/sulfite reductase: MYKYDEYDQQMVDTRVAEFRDQVRRRLAGELTEDQFKPLRLQNGLYLQLHAYMLRVAVPYGTMNSAQMKVLGDIADKYDRGYGHFTTRTNIQYNWIKLEDTPDALADLAKVEMHAIQTSGNCIRNISSDQYAGASADEVVDPRPYAELLRQWSSFHPEFLVLPRKFKIAVIASEIDRAAMRLHDIGINLVRNEAGEVGAEFYVGGGMGRTPFVAKKIKDFVPIDQMVTYAEACVRVYNRYGRRDNKYKARIKILVHELGLEAYSKEVDAEFAHLLSQPIEPPLAELERIQAMFFDPAFETGLSDELDLSDPDFRLWVERNTYAHKAPGYVIANVSLKPIGGIPGDATSDQIRLMADLAKDYSFDELRVTHAQNIVFPHVKKSDLYALWQKLEKADLSTPNLDTVGDIIACPGLDYCSLANARSIPVAQKISERFGSAERQAEIGELKLKISGCINACGHHHAGHIGILGVDKKGKENYQLLLGGSEGADTSLAKITGPGFDEDGVVDATEKAIDVYLANKQGDERFLDTYRRIGMAPFKEAIYG; encoded by the coding sequence ATGTACAAGTACGACGAATACGACCAGCAGATGGTCGACACGCGCGTCGCGGAATTCCGCGACCAGGTGCGCCGCCGCCTTGCCGGTGAGCTGACCGAGGACCAGTTCAAGCCGCTGCGCCTGCAGAACGGCCTGTACCTCCAGCTCCACGCCTACATGCTGCGCGTCGCCGTGCCCTATGGCACGATGAACTCGGCGCAGATGAAGGTGCTGGGCGATATCGCGGACAAGTACGACCGCGGCTACGGGCACTTCACCACGCGCACCAACATCCAGTACAACTGGATCAAGCTGGAAGACACGCCCGACGCGCTGGCGGATCTTGCCAAGGTCGAGATGCACGCCATCCAGACCAGCGGCAACTGCATCCGCAACATCTCCTCGGACCAGTACGCGGGCGCGTCGGCCGACGAAGTCGTCGACCCGCGTCCCTACGCCGAGCTGCTGCGCCAGTGGTCGAGCTTCCACCCCGAATTCCTGGTCCTGCCGCGCAAGTTCAAGATCGCGGTCATCGCCAGCGAGATCGACCGCGCCGCAATGCGCCTGCACGACATCGGCATCAACCTCGTCAGGAACGAGGCGGGCGAGGTCGGCGCCGAGTTCTACGTGGGTGGCGGCATGGGCCGTACGCCGTTCGTGGCCAAGAAGATCAAGGACTTCGTGCCCATCGACCAGATGGTCACCTATGCCGAGGCCTGCGTGCGCGTCTACAACCGCTACGGCCGCCGCGACAACAAGTACAAGGCGCGCATCAAGATCCTCGTCCACGAACTGGGCCTTGAGGCCTACTCGAAGGAAGTGGACGCCGAATTCGCGCACCTGCTCTCCCAGCCGATCGAGCCGCCGCTCGCCGAGCTGGAGCGCATCCAGGCGATGTTCTTCGACCCCGCCTTCGAGACCGGCCTGTCGGACGAGCTGGACCTTTCCGATCCCGACTTCCGCCTCTGGGTGGAGCGCAACACTTACGCCCACAAGGCGCCCGGCTATGTCATCGCGAATGTCTCGCTCAAGCCCATCGGCGGCATTCCCGGCGACGCGACGAGTGACCAGATCCGCCTGATGGCCGACCTGGCGAAGGATTACAGCTTCGATGAACTGCGCGTCACCCACGCCCAGAACATCGTCTTCCCGCACGTGAAGAAGAGCGATCTCTACGCGCTGTGGCAGAAGCTGGAGAAGGCCGACCTCTCGACGCCCAACCTCGACACCGTGGGCGACATCATCGCCTGCCCGGGCCTCGACTACTGCAGCCTTGCCAACGCACGCTCGATTCCCGTCGCGCAGAAGATCTCCGAGCGCTTCGGCAGCGCCGAGCGTCAGGCCGAGATCGGCGAACTCAAGCTCAAGATCTCGGGCTGCATCAACGCCTGCGGACACCACCACGCGGGCCACATCGGCATCCTCGGCGTCGACAAGAAGGGTAAGGAGAACTACCAGCTCCTGCTCGGCGGATCGGAAGGGGCGGACACCTCGCTCGCCAAGATCACCGGCCCCGGCTTCGACGAGGACGGAGTGGTCGACGCCACCGAAAAGGCCATCGACGTCTACCTTGCCAACAAGCAGGGCGATGAGCGCTTCCTCGACACCTACCGCCGTATCGGCATGGCCCCGTTCAAGGAGGCAATCTATGGTTGA
- the metC gene encoding cystathionine beta-lyase, with protein MNLSDSTDLKTTRTATRVVGAGRRKEWTGAVVNPPVWRASTHLYEDTAALARGSQYNEDGRFFYGRRGSPTQWALCEALTQLEPGAAGTVIYPSGVAAISGVLLTLLKPGDVLLISDNAYDPSRSMGTGLLADFGVETRFFDPLDIEAYTAAFCEKTRAVLLEAPGSLSMEMCDLPQLARIAREKGAISVLDNTWASPLGFAALEKGIDISLMALTKHVGGHSDLMMGSASAGPELYEALRKRAQQLGNVVSPDDAALALRGLRTLSLRLRQEAASALKIAQFLQERAEVAQVLCPMLPGAPGHDVWARDFTGGCGLFSFVFRGGTMEDRNRFVDALQLFGIGFSWGGYESLALPIQPKSARSVMPWPPVSANDAAADRHGVRLAIGLEDPDDLIADIEQALAAWKGA; from the coding sequence TTGAACTTGAGCGACAGCACGGATCTGAAGACCACGCGCACGGCCACCCGGGTCGTGGGTGCGGGACGGCGCAAGGAATGGACAGGCGCCGTCGTCAACCCGCCAGTCTGGCGCGCCTCGACCCACCTTTACGAGGACACCGCCGCGCTCGCACGGGGCAGCCAGTACAATGAGGACGGACGCTTCTTCTACGGCCGTCGCGGCAGCCCGACGCAGTGGGCCTTGTGCGAGGCGCTGACCCAGCTTGAACCGGGGGCGGCCGGAACGGTCATCTACCCCTCGGGTGTCGCGGCGATCTCGGGCGTGCTGCTCACGCTGCTCAAACCCGGCGACGTGCTGCTCATCAGCGACAACGCCTACGACCCCTCGCGTTCGATGGGCACCGGGCTCCTCGCCGATTTCGGGGTGGAGACGCGCTTCTTCGACCCGCTCGATATCGAGGCCTACACCGCAGCCTTCTGCGAAAAGACCCGCGCCGTCCTGCTGGAAGCGCCGGGCAGCCTCTCCATGGAGATGTGCGACTTGCCCCAACTGGCCCGCATCGCGCGCGAAAAGGGTGCGATCTCGGTGCTCGACAACACCTGGGCGAGCCCGCTCGGCTTTGCGGCCCTGGAAAAGGGCATCGACATTTCGCTGATGGCGCTCACCAAGCACGTGGGTGGGCACTCGGACCTGATGATGGGCTCTGCGAGCGCGGGCCCCGAACTCTACGAAGCGCTGCGCAAGCGCGCGCAGCAGCTGGGCAATGTCGTCTCTCCCGACGACGCGGCGCTGGCCCTGCGGGGTCTTCGCACGCTGAGCCTGCGCCTGCGCCAGGAAGCGGCCAGCGCCCTCAAGATCGCGCAGTTCCTGCAAGAGCGCGCAGAAGTGGCGCAGGTCCTGTGCCCGATGCTGCCCGGTGCGCCCGGCCACGATGTCTGGGCCCGCGATTTCACCGGCGGCTGCGGCCTCTTCAGCTTCGTCTTCCGGGGCGGCACGATGGAGGACCGCAACCGCTTCGTCGACGCGCTCCAGCTGTTCGGGATCGGCTTCTCGTGGGGCGGCTATGAAAGCCTGGCGCTCCCGATCCAGCCCAAGAGCGCGCGCTCGGTCATGCCCTGGCCCCCGGTCAGCGCCAACGACGCAGCCGCCGACCGGCACGGCGTGCGCCTCGCCATCGGCCTGGAGGATCCCGACGATCTCATCGCCGACATCGAACAGGCGCTTGCCGCCTGGAAGGGCGCATGA
- the cobA gene encoding uroporphyrinogen-III C-methyltransferase, with protein sequence MTVHSALPGHAGPVGTVHLVGAGPGDPDLLTLRAARLVMGAALIVHDGLVDPRILEMARPSARLVSVAKSRSRHTMKQEDINALLVAEALGGQDVVRLKGGDPFVFGRGGEEAEACRAAGVPVQVVPGISSALGASAASQIPLTHRDHASIVSFVAGQCKGLSEQDWSGLAGKGRTLVIFMGLATAAQISEKLMGDGLAPDVPVAVIEKATRSDMRVLRAPLAGLAELVADHAVKSPALIVIGEVARIEGGLADHTIRAMALEAEQ encoded by the coding sequence ATGACCGTTCATTCCGCTCTTCCTGGCCACGCGGGGCCTGTCGGCACCGTCCACCTGGTCGGCGCCGGTCCCGGCGATCCCGACCTGCTCACGCTGCGCGCCGCGCGGCTGGTGATGGGTGCCGCGCTCATCGTCCACGATGGCCTCGTCGATCCGCGCATTCTCGAGATGGCGCGCCCGAGCGCCCGCCTCGTCTCGGTCGCCAAGAGCCGTTCGCGCCACACCATGAAGCAGGAGGACATCAACGCCCTGCTCGTCGCCGAAGCCCTTGGCGGTCAGGACGTGGTGCGCCTCAAGGGCGGCGATCCCTTCGTGTTCGGCCGGGGCGGCGAGGAAGCCGAAGCCTGCCGCGCAGCCGGTGTCCCGGTGCAGGTCGTGCCGGGCATCTCCTCCGCGCTCGGCGCCTCGGCGGCCAGCCAGATCCCGCTCACCCATCGCGACCACGCCTCGATCGTCAGCTTCGTCGCGGGCCAGTGCAAGGGCCTCTCCGAACAGGACTGGTCGGGTCTTGCCGGCAAGGGCCGCACGCTGGTGATCTTCATGGGCCTCGCCACCGCCGCGCAGATCAGCGAGAAGCTGATGGGCGATGGCCTTGCGCCCGATGTTCCCGTCGCCGTCATCGAGAAGGCGACCCGTTCCGACATGCGCGTCCTGCGCGCCCCTCTTGCCGGACTTGCCGAACTGGTCGCCGACCACGCCGTCAAGAGCCCGGCTCTCATCGTTATCGGCGAGGTTGCCCGCATCGAGGGCGGCCTTGCCGACCATACCATTCGCGCCATGGCGCTGGAGGCAGAGCAGTGA
- a CDS encoding mechanosensitive ion channel family protein, which produces MANEMAAGESPDPEATGEALTAPAPTPTVTQYVEQPLAGADGLRDAVASHSNTIGGFINTLDAIAIEVGSTRLSLWDLAVVAIVMALVISIAWMTSKLSHRVLSSATRLDMTQRLLIEKGLSLLIWGIAILVGIDVLGIDLTALTVFSGAFGLAIGFGLQKTFGNLIAGIILLMDKSIKPGDVIAITDQAGNSTFGQIRRIGIRAVSLTTRDQKEYLIPNENLMINQVENWSYSSRNVRIQVPVGISYNSDIDRAEKLMLEAARSVKRVLDAPPPTAWLESYGDSSVNFIIHCWITDPEEGIGNVRSEVLKTLWHKFQEEGIEIPFPQRDINLRTNEALRDLVEALRGREGR; this is translated from the coding sequence ATGGCGAACGAGATGGCCGCGGGCGAGAGCCCCGACCCCGAAGCCACTGGCGAAGCCCTCACCGCGCCCGCCCCGACGCCCACCGTCACCCAATACGTCGAACAGCCACTGGCGGGCGCGGACGGCCTGCGCGATGCGGTCGCCTCGCACTCGAACACGATCGGCGGCTTCATCAACACACTCGATGCCATCGCGATCGAGGTCGGCTCCACGCGCCTCTCGCTCTGGGACCTGGCCGTGGTGGCCATCGTCATGGCGCTCGTCATCTCGATTGCCTGGATGACAAGCAAACTCTCGCACCGGGTGCTGAGCAGCGCGACGCGGCTCGACATGACCCAGCGCCTCCTCATCGAGAAGGGGCTGAGCCTGCTCATCTGGGGCATTGCCATCCTTGTCGGGATCGACGTGCTGGGGATCGACCTCACCGCGCTCACCGTCTTCTCGGGCGCGTTCGGCCTGGCCATCGGCTTTGGCCTGCAAAAGACCTTCGGCAACCTGATCGCTGGCATCATCCTGCTCATGGACAAGTCGATCAAGCCAGGCGATGTCATCGCGATCACCGACCAGGCGGGCAATTCCACGTTCGGGCAGATCCGCCGGATCGGCATCCGCGCGGTCTCGCTGACCACGCGCGACCAGAAGGAATACCTGATCCCGAACGAGAACCTGATGATCAATCAGGTCGAGAACTGGTCCTATTCCAGCCGCAACGTGCGCATCCAGGTGCCGGTCGGGATTTCCTACAATTCCGACATCGACCGTGCGGAGAAGCTGATGCTGGAAGCGGCCCGCTCGGTGAAGCGCGTCCTCGATGCCCCGCCGCCGACCGCGTGGCTGGAATCCTACGGCGACAGCTCGGTGAACTTCATCATCCACTGCTGGATCACCGACCCCGAGGAAGGCATCGGCAACGTGCGCTCGGAGGTCCTCAAGACCCTGTGGCACAAGTTCCAGGAGGAAGGCATCGAGATCCCCTTCCCCCAGCGCGACATCAACCTGCGCACCAACGAGGCGCTGCGCGATCTGGTCGAGGCCCTGCGCGGCCGCGAGGGGCGCTGA